CGCCAGCCGCGCCGCCTGGCGTTCCAGGCGCTCGTAGGTGCCGGGCTGGCTCAGCACCTCCAGGGTGGCCAGCCCCGCCGCCATGGCCAGGGGATTGCCCGAGAGGGTCCCCGCCTGGTAGACGGGCCCCGCAGGGGCCACCCGCTCCATGATGTCGGCCCGGCCGCCGTAGGCGCCCACCGGCAGGCCGCCGCCGATGATCTTGCCCAGGCAGGTCAGGTCGGGGACGATGCCCAGCAGGCCCTGGGCGCCGCCCAGGCCCACCCGGAAGCCCGTGATCACCTCGTCGAAGATCAGCAGGGCCCCCGCCTCCCGGGTCAGGCGGCGCAGGGCGGGCAAGAACCCCGGTTCGGGCGGCACCACCCCCATGTTGCCGGCGATGGGCTCGACGATCACCGCGGCGATTTGCTCGCCGTGCCGGGCGAACAGTTCTTCGACGGCTGCCACGTCGTTGTACGGCAGCACCCAGGTATCCCCGGCCGCCCCCGCCGTCACCCCCGGCGACCCCGGCAGGCCCAGGGTCAGCACGCCCGAACCCGCCTCCACCAGCAGGCTGTCGGCATGGCCGTGGTAGCAGCCGGCGAACTTGACGATCTTGTCCCGCCCGGTGAAGGCGCGGGCCAGGCGCAGGGCGCTCATGGCGGCCTCGGTGCCCGAGTTGACGAACCGGACCCGTTCCATGGAGGGCATGGCGGCGGTGATGGCCTCGGCCAGGGCCAGTTCCACCTCGGTGGGGGCGCCGTAGGCGGTGCCCTGCTCCGCCTGGCGCTGGACGGCCTGGACCACGGCCGGGTGGGCATGGCCCAGGATCAGAGGACCCCAGGCCATGACGTAGTCCACGTAGCGGATGCCGTCCACGTCGGTCACGTAGGGCCCCTTGGCCCGGTCGATGAACCGCGGCGTGCCGCCGACGGCCGCAAAGGCCCGGACGGGGCTGCTCACCCCGCCCGGGAGCAATTGTCGCGCCCGCTCCCAGAGCTCCCGGGACCGGGCGGCGCGGCGCTCTTCCCCGCTGTCCATGGGCGTCCCCTTTCTGCTCCTGGGGCCTGGCCGGGCCTGGCTGCCAGGCCTCATGGGCGGCCTTGTTTCGCTGGGCCGCAGCCGGTGACCCGGCCGGCGGCCTTGCCGCCACCGGGGCTGCGGCGGCTGCCGGACCCGCAGTCGCCCGGCCGCAGCCGGCGGCATGGCACCGGCGGTTGGCGGGCCGGCCCATGCCGCCGGACCTCGGGTGATTTCAGGTTGAATGGTACAATGAACCGGCAAGGAAGACGAGGAGGGCGCGCCGTGGAAGTCAACTGGGACCCCGTATTGATTCAGATCGGCCCCCTGGCCATCCGCTGGTACGGGTTCTTCATGGCGGTGTCCATGGCCGCGGGCCTGTACGTGCTGGTGCGGGACGGTATCCGGCGGGGCTACGACGAGGAGTTCCTCTACAACGTCAGCGCGCTGATCATCGTCGGCGGGATCGTGGGCGCCCGCCTGGTCTACGTGCTGACCAATCCGGGCGATTACTTCGCTCCCGGCCGCTACGGCGAGATCATCCGGGTCGACCACGGCGGGCTCTCCCTGCACGGCGCCCTGCTGGGCGGCGGCCTGGCCGGCTGGTGGTACATCCGTCGCCGGCTGCCGGGGCCGGCCTGGCCCCATTTCCAGCGCCTGCTGGACCTGGCGGTGCCGGGCGTGGCCATCGGCTACATGCTGGTGCGCATCGGCAACCTGTTCAACGGCGAGGTGCTGGGCAACTTCACCACCGCCCTGCCCTTTCCCCGCCACCCCGTCCAGCTCTACGCCTCGGCGGCAGGGCTCGGGCTCCTGCTCCTGCACCACCGGCTGGCGCGCCGCCGGCCTCCCGCCGGTTACCTCTTCTGGAGCTTTCTCTACTACTACCAGTGGTGGCGGGTGGCGGTGGAAGAAACGGTGCGGGACGCCCCCATCGCCTGGCCCGTCTACGCCAACCCGGCCTACGGCATCGAAATCCTGACCGTCACCCAGGTGACCACCTGGCCGCTGCTGGTCCTGGCCTGGTGGCTGCGCAAGCGGTCCCTGGAACAGGACATCGATCCGGCCTGGGAGCCCGGAGAAGGGGCGGGGCTGGATTACGGCACGGAAGACGGCAGGGAAGGCGAGCGGTAGACCCCCGCAGCCAGGGGCCAGGCCCTCGGCAGGCCCCAGTCACCGCGCTCCCCGGGACTGCCCGGCCGAGGCCGGCTCCGGCGGGCCCCAGGTGCGGGAGCAGCCTGGCCGGAATCCCGGGGGTCACCCCGCCGGCCCCGAGGTAGCCGTCGCTTCCGGCTTCAGCCGGAGGGACCGGGTTCTTCGCCCGGTGCCCCGCCCGGAGACGAGCCGCCCGGCATCCCGCCCGGCGCCGGGCCGCCCGGTGGCGGGGGCGGGGCGCCCGGTGGTGAGGGCTGGCCCGCTCCCGGCGCAGCTTCCGCCGGCTCCGCTTCCGCCGCCGTGTCCGCCTCCGGGGCTCCATGTGCCTCCGGGCCGGAAGGGGCGAGCGAACGGGAGTCGCCGCTCAGGCGGGGTCCGCCCCGCGGGCGCGGGTACAGGGTGCCTCCCCGGCGGCGGCCGCCGGTGGTCCCGCGCCCCCGCCCGGTGAGTCCCACCCGGTCGAGAAACTCCGCCACCGCCTCCAGCTGCTGGTCCTCCAGGGTGGCGAGCCGCTGGCACGCCTCGGCCAGGGCCGGCCGGTCCAGCAACTGGAGCGCCAGTCCCGCCAGCGGCTGAGGCAGCAGGGTCTCCAGCGCCAGCCGGTCCGTCAGGAAGACCGAAACGGGCACTTCGTAGAGGGCCGCCAGCTCCCGCAGCACGTCCAGGCTGGGTTGCCGTTCGTTGCGCTCGTATTTGCTGATGGTCGAGAAATGCATCCCCGTCCGCCGCTCCACCTCGTAGATGCTGAGGTTGCGGCTCTCGCGGATGCGGCGCAAGCGGCCTCCCAGGTCGTCCACGCTGGTCACTCCAGGCGGTGGTGAATGGTCCACCCCGCGGGCCCATGCCCGGCACTCCCTGCCATGCATTCCGGCTGGGCGGGAGGCTTCCTATAGCCACAGCGGACATACACCGGCGTGATGTAGCCACTGTGTCGACACCGGGTGCGGGAGGTCCCGAACGAACCCGCCGCCAGGGCGCGGGTTCGTCCGGCGGGTGGCACCCGGTTGGGCCGGTCGCGCGGGCGGTGCAGGGGGAACGGCAGGGATGTGGGCGGCGGCTGTCTAAGGGTTGGCGCGGCCGGCACCGGACTGGTGAGGACTTCCACAGCCCTGGCCGCCCCCTGGGGTGTATCGGGTGCGCCGCGCCATTGGCAAGGTATCGGCGGAAGGAGGATGCGTAGATGCCCGTGCCGGAATTCCGCAACGAGCCGCTCACGGACTTTACCCAGCCGGCCGCGCACCAGGCCATGACCGAGGCCCTGGCCCGGGTGCGGGCGGAGTTCGGCCGCCACTATCCCCTCTGGATCGGCGGCCGGGCGGTCGACACGCCGGAGCGCATCGTCTCGTACAACCCGGGCCGCAAGACGGAAGTGGTGGGGACGGTGGCCCGGGCCAGCCGCGAGCATGCCGAGCAGGCCCTGGCCGCCGCCTGGGAAGCCTTCGGACCCTGGAGCCGCCTCTCGGCGGCCGCCCGGGCGGCCGTGCTCTTCCGGGCCGCCGCCATCATGCGCCGGCGCAAGCTGGAGCTGGCGGCGTGGGAGGTCTACGAGGCCGGCAAGACCTGGCCGGAGGCCGACGCCGACGTGGCCGAGGCCATCGACTTCCTCGAGTACTACGGGCGGCAAGCCTTGCGGCTGGAGGAACCGCAGCCCCTGACGCCCCTGGCCGGGGAGTTCAACGAGGCCTTCTACATCCCCCTGGGAGCCGGCCTGGTGGTGCCGCCGTGGAACTTCCCCCTGGCCATCCTGACCGGCACCACCGTGGGTCCGGTGGTGGCGGGCAACACGGTCGTCCTCAAGCCGGCCAGCAACACCCCCATCATCGCGGCCAAGTTCATGGAGATCATGATCGAGGCCGGCATCCCGGCCGGGGTGATCAACTTCCTGCCGGGCCCCGGCCCGGAGGTGGGCGACTACCTGGTGGCCCACCCGCGCACCCGGTTCATCAACTTCACGGGCTCCATGGAGGTCGGCCTGCGCATCTACGAGCAGGCGGCGCGCCGCCAGCCCGGCCAGATCTGGCTGAAGCGGGTCGTGGCCGAGATGGGCGGCAAGGACGCCATCATCGTGGACGACAGCGCCGACCTGGAGGACGCGGCCAGCGGCATCGTGACGTCGGCCTTCGGCTTCCAGGGCCAGAAGTGCTCGGCCTGCTCGCGGGCCATCGTGGTCGACCGCGTCTACGATGAGGTCCTGCGCCGGGTGGTGGAAAAGACCCAGCAGCTGCGGGTCGGCCAGGCGGACGACCCGGCCACCCAGGTGGGTCCCGTCATCGACCACGCGGCCTTCCAGAAGATCATGCGCTACATCGAGATCGGCCGCGGCGAGGGCCGGCTGGTGGCCGGCGGCCAGGGCGACGACCGCGAGGGCTACTTCATCCAGCCCACCGTCTTCGCCGACGTGGACGGCCGCGCCACCATCGCCCAGGAGGAGATCTTCGGGCCCGTGGTGGCCTTCATCCGCGCCCGCGACTTCGACCACGCCCTGGCCCTGGCCAACGACACCATGTACGGGCTGACGGGCTCCGTCTACGCCCGCGACCGGTACAAGCTGGAGCGCGCCAAGCGGGAGTTCCACGTGGGCAACCTGTACTTCAACCGCAAGTGCACCGGCGCCCTGGTGGGCGTGCACCCCTTCGGCGGCTGGAACATGTCCGGCACCGACGCCAAGGCCGGCGGGCCGGACTACCTGCTCTGGTTCCTGCAGCCCAAGGCGGTCTCGGAAAGGCTGTAGGACGCCGGCACCGGAACAGCGGGGAGGCCTGAAGCCCGCGGGACGGGCACCCCGGGCAGGGATCAGGGAGGGCGCCCGCCGGCCTTACCGGCTCCCCCCGGCCCTGCCCGGCGGCCCCGGTCGGGGCGGGTGAACCGGCGGACCCGGAGCCCGCGAGGCCGGGTGGACCTGCGAGCACCGGGGGCCCGGTCGACCACAAGCCGGGTCAAGGGGCCGGCGGGGCAGGTGGAAGCAGGTATGGCATCGGGGGGTACCGCCGGGGCAGCCGTGGCTGCGGCGGTGCCGCCCGGCCCGTGCCGGCCTGTAGCCGCCGGGCGGGCGTCAGCCCGCCCGGCGGTCACCTGGCCCCGGCGGAGTCTTTGACGCTGGCAGCCGGTTCCGCCTATAATGGCGATAACGGTTGTATTTTTAGAACCGGTATCGAGTAGTTGGCCGAGCCGGGGGTGGCGGCGCCCCCGCCCGTTCCGTGGGGTGAGCCCGGTGACCATCCGCAGGATCCTGGAGACCCTGGCCCAGCACGAGTACCGCCTGACCTGGCAGCGGTGGGCGGTGGCGGCAGCGGTGGTCCTCAATCAGGACCGCCTGCTGACGGCGGAAGAGCTCTACTCCCAGCTCAAAAAGGATTGGCCGGACATCGGCCTGGCCACGGTCTACCGCACCCTGGACCTGCTGGTCGAGCTGGGGCTGGTGGACCGGGTGCAGGTGGGTGAAGGGCCGACGAAATACGGGCTCCGCAACGCCAACCTGGAGATCCGCCAGCAGCTGGTGTGCGAGTGCTGCGGAGAGGTCGCCCCCGTCGACGACCGCCAGCTGGAGCCGCTGTTCAAGCACCTGGCCCACACCAGCGGCTATCAGATCTCCGAGATCGAAATCAAGGTGACCGGCATCTGCCCGCGCTGCCGCAGCGCCGCGCGCTCTGGCCCAGCTTCCGGGGCCCCCGCTTCCCGGTCCCCCGGAGGCGGCAACGCGGGAGCCGCCGCGGAGGGCGGGGAGCAGGCCACCGCCACCCTGCCGCGCCCCACAGGAAGCCCGGCGCCGGTTCTTCCCGAAGACCCCGGCGCGGGGCGCGCCCAGGCGGGGGACGGCGCCTAGCGCGCCCGCACCTGCGGGATGGCCGGTCGCACGACCTGCCACAGGTGCCGTGGCAGCGCCGTGGCCAAGTGCTCCTGCCGCACCTCCCCGTGGACCCCCAACCGGGTGGCCCCCCAACGGGGCCACCGGCCGCACCCACCGCCTGGCCTGCCGGCCGGGTCCTCCGGCCGACCTTGCCGTCCGGTGGTGAAGCTCCCGGCGAACAATGGCGGCGGCCGCCTCCCGGCGGCCGCCGTCGCATTGTCGGGCAGCTTCCAAGACGCCTCGGGGAGGCGCCTTCTGAGGCGAGATGCCTTCAAGACGCCGACGCCAGGCGCGGGATCTCCTCCACCGGGAACTCCAGCTCGATCAGCTCGCCGCCCCGCAGCACCGTCAGCCGGGCCCGGTCGCCCGGCCGCCGGTAAGCCAGCACCTTGCGGATGGTCCCGGCGTGGGTCACCGGCTGGTCGTCGGCGCGCACCACCATGTCGAAGGGCTTGATGCCCGCCCGCTTGCCCGGCCCGTTGTCGGCCACGTGGCCGACCACCAGGCCGCGGTCCACCGGCAGGGCGAAGAGCTGGGCCAGGGCGGGGTCCACCACGTCGGGCTGGCCCGAGAAGCCCAACCAGGGGTGGGTGGCACGGCCGAACTCGATGATCTGGTTCACCACCCGGCGCACCACGTCGCCCTGCACCGCCAGGCTCATGCCGTGGGACCAGGGGATGCCGTTGACCCCGGCCACGGCGCCGTCCAGGGTGACCAGGGGCCCGCCGGTGTTGCCGGGGTGCATGGGCGCCTGGGTGACGATCAACCCGTCCACAGGAATGCGGTCGGGACGGTACAGGGTCATGTCCACGGTGCTGACGATGCCGAAGGTGGCGTTGAGCTGCAGGTTGAGAGGGTAGCCCGCGGCCACCACGAAGTGGCCCACCCGCAGCTCGGCCGTGGGCCGCCAGGTGGGAAGGGGCCCCGGGAACCGCTCGGCGAGCCGCAACACGGCGATGAAGTACACCGGATCCGACCCGACGACGGTGGCATCCACCTTGGTTCCGCCGGGCAGGGTCACCACCACCTCGGCGGCGTCGTCCACCGTCTGGGCGTTGCAGATCACGTGCCAGTGGTCGAAGAGGATCCCCGTGCCAAAGGCCGTGGTCTGGCGCTTGCGGTCGGTCCCTGCCACGTGGCAGAGGAACGGCCGCACCCGCTCCAGGGTTTCGACAATGGCCGTCTCCCAGCCGAACGGTTGCATCATGGCGATCGCCCCAAGCCGTTGAGCCCGGCGCGCGCCGGGCTTTCGCGAAGTAACCGGCCTTGGAAGGGAAGAAGCGCTACCGGCCCCAATGAACCAAGGGGCGGCGCCGGCCTGTCTTGCACCGGTCACCGCCCCTGATGTGCGCCCGGCAGGAATCGAACCTGCGCAAGACGTGGCTCCGGAGGCCACCGCTCTATCCGCTGAGCTACGGGCGCATGCGCGAGCGCCGGTGGCGCCCGCCGCGCTACTCATTATACCCCGCTCCGGGCATCATGCCAAGGGCTCCCCGGGGCAAGCCGGGCTGCCGGAGCACCGGGCGCTCCGGAAGCCGAGGGCCGCGCGGCCTGGCGGTCGGCGCACCGCGCGCTCCGGCGGCCGGCTTGCCTCGCCGCCCCGCGGGGGCACCGAGCGGCCCGCGGGCGGCGGCCCGGCGGGCCTCGCCCTGCGGGGAGGCGGGTGGCAAGCGTGGCCGGATACGCCCCGTTTCCACCGGGAGGGCGGCTTCAACCTCCGGCGGCTCGCCGGCGCAAGGAAGGTGGGGACCGGCGCCGCCCTTGACGTGGCCCGGCCTGGTCCCGTCCGGGGATGGGCGTCCCGGGCAGGGACCGCGGTGGTGGGCGCCGAATCCTCTTGCCAGGCCTGGTTCAAGGCGCGCGCGGGGTGGATCGCCCCGCAGGGTCGGGCCGGCTCAGCCCGGCGGCCCGCGGCGGGCACCGATCCCCGCCGGCAACCTGCCCGGCAAGGAGGATTGAGCTCATGGTACCCGCAAGCGGGTTGCCGGTTCAACCGGCGCATCCCGGCCGCCACGATGCCGGTGCAGCGCAGGGTAGCGCGCCAGCCGGCCAACATCACCACGGCACCGGTCATCAGCACGGTGATCCGCTGTTGCGCCGGCACGGCCAGCCCCAGGTCCACAGCTGGCTGGCCCAGCGGCCCACCACCTTCTGGGGAAAGGTCAAGCAGTTCGTCTGGGGCTTCCTCTTTTTCGACTGGTATCACGAGCTTCAGCATGCCCGCTCCCAGTACAACGACGTGATGAACCTGGTGCTGTTTGGCGAGCTCTTGGGGATCCCGCTGATGAACTCGTCCATCGGGCTGCGGCTGCTGCCCTATGTCCTGCCCGACCTGGGCGCCTGGAAGCACCGGCAGCTGGAAGAGCACCTGGTCGAGGAGCATGCGCCCCACATCCATTAGGCGTCAGGCCTTGGGGGTTTGGAGGCATGCGCCCCATAAGGGCGCCCCGGGGAACACGGCCCCGGGTGGAACCGGCGGGTGAGGTGAACCCCGTGCCCGAACCGCTTCTGGACCGCATCGCGCTGGCCGTGGCCGTCCTGCTGGTCCTGTGGTGGGTGGCCGGCCGGCAGTGGAACCGGCACCGGGCGGTACAGCTCGCCCGGGTGGCCCGGGAAGCCATGGCCACGCTGGGCGGCGACGTCACGCTGCGCGCCCTGGGTGGCGGCACCAGCGGCTTCATCATGGAAGTGGGCCGCCCCGGGCCGGGCATCCGCTCCGCCCAGATGCTGTGCCTCCTGGAGCCCCGCGATTTTCCCCTGGCCTGGGCCTGGACCCGCTGGCGCGGCCGGCGGGACCAGTTCATCCTGAAGATTGAGGCCACGGCGTCCTTGCGCCCGGCGCGCCTGGAGGGCCGGAGCGGGCCGGCGGGCGGGTTCGGCCTGCGCCGGCTGGTGCTGGCCGCCACCCAGGCCCAAAGTCCCCATGTTCAGGTGAGCTTTGGTGTGGGACCGGGCGAGGAAAGCGACATCCCGCGGGCCGTCCAGCTGGCGGCCGGGCTTGCCCGGGGCGAGCTGCAACTGGCGGCCCGGGGACAGGATTCGGCTTGAGATGCCACTGCTCTTATCCCGCGGCCTGGTCTTCGCCCAGGCACGATGCCAGGAGGCGGTCTATGGCCTCGTAGCCTTCATCCAGCCGCACGCAGCGGCCCGCGGCCACCAGGGCCACTTGGCCGGTGCCGATGCCGTACCGGGTGGCCAGCCACATGCCCCTTAGGGAAGTAAGGGGAACGGTGACCACCTGCAGCCGCCAGCCGAAACGGGCCGCCAGGTGAGCCACAAGGGACTCCAGCTGCCGCTGCCGCGCCTGTTCCTCCGGCGGATAGTCCTGGGTCTGGTCCGCAGGCCACTCCAGGCCACAGCCCGCACCCCAGCCCATGCCGCGCGGGCACATCTTGTAGATGAGGGGAAACAGGCCGACGATCTCCACCCGCAGGGGACGTCGCCGGCTCTTCCTGCCCAGGGTCGCCACTTTCCCGTCCCTCCCTGGCGCACCGGCTTGGCCCCGCCCGCGCCGGATTCCTTAATGGCACCGCCACTCCGCCAGCAGGGCCTCCCAGGCAGCCTCCAGGTCGCCCGGCTCAACGCCTGGCACCGCTTCCAGGCGGATGTGCAGGCGGCGGCGAGTGAAGCCACACTCCAGCACCAGCGCGCGGGCCGGCCGCCACCGGCCGGGGAACCCGCGCCGTACGGCACCTGCGGCCCACCAGCCTGGGTGGCCGTCCAGCAGGCAGGTACCCGTGGCGTCGATCCGGCCGAGCCCCCAATCCCTGGTGGCGGGGCGGCCACCACCTCTCTTCCCTGATGCCCTTGCCTGCGGGACGCCCTTTCCGGTCCGGGGGCCAGCGTTCCGCCCGTCGCGCCCCGCTGCCGACACCGCCTCCGCCGCCGGCGTCCCGGGGCCGGCGGCCACCGCTCCAGCCGGCGTGACATGGAGGAAGAGCTCCGCCCGCAGTGCCGCCCTGCCCCCCGTACCGGTCCGGGCAGCCAGCCACCAGTGGCCACGACCCGCCGTGGCCCAGCTGACGCCATCCCGCACGTGCCAGCGGTCGACCTCGGGCGGGAAGGCTCCGTCCCCCAGGCGCCATCCGGCCGGCACCCCCAGCAGCAGCAGGTTGCACGTGCCGAAGACCACGCTGCGGACGGCCAGCAGGTGGGGCCGGGCGGCGTCCCGCCCGGCCCCCTGGGCCCCCGCGCTCACCCGGTCACCTGGGCCAGGGCCCAGTGCTGGTCGGGATCGAAGAGGTCATCCACCGCCTGCTTGAGGGCGTCCAGGCCGTGCACCTCGCTCTTGTACAGGGGCAGGAAGGCGCGGACCAGGTCGCCCAGTTCCCGCTGGATCCGCTCCAGATAGCCCGCCTGCTCCTGGTACTTGTTCAGAAGGTACTCGTCGCCGCTGGCTTTCTCCACCTCTTCGCCGCGAATGACACCGTTGACCAGGACCCCGCCCACGGGAATGTCATAGGCGCGCACCATCTTGATGAAGCGGGTGACCACGGAGATGGGCAACGCCAGGGGCAGGGTGACGAAGAAGAAGGCGGTCAGGTTGGGGTCGACCAGCAGCCGCTTGACCGCCTTAAACCGCTCGTCCATGGCGATCAGGTCGGCCAGCATGGGGTCCTTCTTGACTTCTTCCATCACCTTTTCCTTGCGGAAGCTCAGCTGCACCCGTAGCGAGAGCGCCTCCTTGCGCGACTCGATCATCCGCTGGAGCCACAGGCCGTAGATCTTGGACAACCCGATGAGCCGCACGGCGTTGGCCACCGCCGCCGTATCGAACACCAAGATGTCGTACTCCTGACCCTCCCGCAGCATGATGTCGACCATCTTGTCGAACATGGCCGACTCTTCGAAGGCAGGGTTCGTCACGGCAATGTCGACGAAGGGCTTGGCATCGACGGGGATGTCCGCATACTTGAGGAATTCCTTCACCCGCTGGCCGATGTTCTCCCGGTAGCGGGCCACCACGTCCGAGGCATCCACCTCGACGGCATGGAGGTTGGGTACGCCCTGTACCGGGCGCACCTGGCCGCCCGACAGGTCCTGGCCGAACACCGACGTCAGCGAATGCACGGGGTTCAGGCTGGCCAGCAGGGTGCGCTTGCCCTGCTCGGCAAAATGGTACGCCAGCACGGCGGCACAGATGGTCTTGCCCACACCACCCTTGCCGCCGGTGAACACGAATTTCAACTGGGGGTGCTCCTGCAAGAAGGCTCCGATATGCTGCACCCGTGGTCACTCCTTTGCGGCTCCCCAGGCCCCGCCCCGGACCCGTCCGTCAGGCCTCCAGGGCGATCTCGCAGTTCATCAGGTAGCGGGAAGCCTGCTCGATCATCTCCAGCCCCTTGGGCTCCCGGGTGAACATGGGCACCACCGACTGGACCCGGTCGCCGAACTTGCGGGCAATGTCGGCCAGGTGCTGCTGTTGCATCAGGAC
This is a stretch of genomic DNA from Thermaerobacter sp. PB12/4term. It encodes these proteins:
- the hemL gene encoding glutamate-1-semialdehyde 2,1-aminomutase, with translation MDSGEERRAARSRELWERARQLLPGGVSSPVRAFAAVGGTPRFIDRAKGPYVTDVDGIRYVDYVMAWGPLILGHAHPAVVQAVQRQAEQGTAYGAPTEVELALAEAITAAMPSMERVRFVNSGTEAAMSALRLARAFTGRDKIVKFAGCYHGHADSLLVEAGSGVLTLGLPGSPGVTAGAAGDTWVLPYNDVAAVEELFARHGEQIAAVIVEPIAGNMGVVPPEPGFLPALRRLTREAGALLIFDEVITGFRVGLGGAQGLLGIVPDLTCLGKIIGGGLPVGAYGGRADIMERVAPAGPVYQAGTLSGNPLAMAAGLATLEVLSQPGTYERLERQAARLAEGLLAEARAQDVPYCVQRVGSMWTGFFHPGPLRNLEEVRRSDTAFYARYFHGMLREGVYLPPSAFEAAFVSLAHTDQDIEFTVEAHARALRRARQ
- a CDS encoding prolipoprotein diacylglyceryl transferase, with translation MEVNWDPVLIQIGPLAIRWYGFFMAVSMAAGLYVLVRDGIRRGYDEEFLYNVSALIIVGGIVGARLVYVLTNPGDYFAPGRYGEIIRVDHGGLSLHGALLGGGLAGWWYIRRRLPGPAWPHFQRLLDLAVPGVAIGYMLVRIGNLFNGEVLGNFTTALPFPRHPVQLYASAAGLGLLLLHHRLARRRPPAGYLFWSFLYYYQWWRVAVEETVRDAPIAWPVYANPAYGIEILTVTQVTTWPLLVLAWWLRKRSLEQDIDPAWEPGEGAGLDYGTEDGREGER
- a CDS encoding helix-turn-helix domain-containing protein, with protein sequence MDDLGGRLRRIRESRNLSIYEVERRTGMHFSTISKYERNERQPSLDVLRELAALYEVPVSVFLTDRLALETLLPQPLAGLALQLLDRPALAEACQRLATLEDQQLEAVAEFLDRVGLTGRGRGTTGGRRRGGTLYPRPRGGPRLSGDSRSLAPSGPEAHGAPEADTAAEAEPAEAAPGAGQPSPPGAPPPPPGGPAPGGMPGGSSPGGAPGEEPGPSG
- the pruA gene encoding L-glutamate gamma-semialdehyde dehydrogenase, with the translated sequence MPVPEFRNEPLTDFTQPAAHQAMTEALARVRAEFGRHYPLWIGGRAVDTPERIVSYNPGRKTEVVGTVARASREHAEQALAAAWEAFGPWSRLSAAARAAVLFRAAAIMRRRKLELAAWEVYEAGKTWPEADADVAEAIDFLEYYGRQALRLEEPQPLTPLAGEFNEAFYIPLGAGLVVPPWNFPLAILTGTTVGPVVAGNTVVLKPASNTPIIAAKFMEIMIEAGIPAGVINFLPGPGPEVGDYLVAHPRTRFINFTGSMEVGLRIYEQAARRQPGQIWLKRVVAEMGGKDAIIVDDSADLEDAASGIVTSAFGFQGQKCSACSRAIVVDRVYDEVLRRVVEKTQQLRVGQADDPATQVGPVIDHAAFQKIMRYIEIGRGEGRLVAGGQGDDREGYFIQPTVFADVDGRATIAQEEIFGPVVAFIRARDFDHALALANDTMYGLTGSVYARDRYKLERAKREFHVGNLYFNRKCTGALVGVHPFGGWNMSGTDAKAGGPDYLLWFLQPKAVSERL
- a CDS encoding Fur family transcriptional regulator, whose translation is MTIRRILETLAQHEYRLTWQRWAVAAAVVLNQDRLLTAEELYSQLKKDWPDIGLATVYRTLDLLVELGLVDRVQVGEGPTKYGLRNANLEIRQQLVCECCGEVAPVDDRQLEPLFKHLAHTSGYQISEIEIKVTGICPRCRSAARSGPASGAPASRSPGGGNAGAAAEGGEQATATLPRPTGSPAPVLPEDPGAGRAQAGDGA
- a CDS encoding S1C family serine protease: MMQPFGWETAIVETLERVRPFLCHVAGTDRKRQTTAFGTGILFDHWHVICNAQTVDDAAEVVVTLPGGTKVDATVVGSDPVYFIAVLRLAERFPGPLPTWRPTAELRVGHFVVAAGYPLNLQLNATFGIVSTVDMTLYRPDRIPVDGLIVTQAPMHPGNTGGPLVTLDGAVAGVNGIPWSHGMSLAVQGDVVRRVVNQIIEFGRATHPWLGFSGQPDVVDPALAQLFALPVDRGLVVGHVADNGPGKRAGIKPFDMVVRADDQPVTHAGTIRKVLAYRRPGDRARLTVLRGGELIELEFPVEEIPRLASAS
- a CDS encoding ArsA family ATPase gives rise to the protein MQHIGAFLQEHPQLKFVFTGGKGGVGKTICAAVLAYHFAEQGKRTLLASLNPVHSLTSVFGQDLSGGQVRPVQGVPNLHAVEVDASDVVARYRENIGQRVKEFLKYADIPVDAKPFVDIAVTNPAFEESAMFDKMVDIMLREGQEYDILVFDTAAVANAVRLIGLSKIYGLWLQRMIESRKEALSLRVQLSFRKEKVMEEVKKDPMLADLIAMDERFKAVKRLLVDPNLTAFFFVTLPLALPISVVTRFIKMVRAYDIPVGGVLVNGVIRGEEVEKASGDEYLLNKYQEQAGYLERIQRELGDLVRAFLPLYKSEVHGLDALKQAVDDLFDPDQHWALAQVTG